In Corynebacterium aquatimens, one genomic interval encodes:
- a CDS encoding metallophosphoesterase family protein, whose protein sequence is MTTLWAVSDLHAAVKANRARIEEIVPESPDDWLIVAGDVGERTELIVRVMAILADRFHTVIWVPGNHELYSRSGDRHTGRDKYAELVAAMRSLGVITPEDEYPVFGGVTIVPLFTLYDYSFRLSDVTVQDALAQAEKKNIVFTDEVAIAPFVDMRAWCWDRLAYSTKRLSRINGPTILINHWPLIQEPTEKMMFPEMALWCGTRHTRSWAQRYNATHVIYGHLHIPGVMEVDGTKHIEVSLGYPAEWQARKPGPLSPPWPYPVMSLPRADADPVGTVQSEEVAQ, encoded by the coding sequence ATGACCACGCTGTGGGCGGTCTCGGACCTGCATGCCGCGGTGAAAGCTAACCGCGCCCGGATCGAAGAGATCGTGCCGGAAAGTCCGGACGATTGGCTGATCGTGGCCGGGGACGTGGGGGAGCGCACGGAATTGATCGTGCGCGTCATGGCGATCCTGGCGGACCGCTTCCACACGGTGATTTGGGTGCCGGGAAACCATGAGTTGTATTCGCGCAGCGGGGACCGTCACACGGGGCGCGACAAGTACGCGGAGCTCGTGGCGGCGATGCGCAGCCTCGGCGTGATCACGCCGGAGGATGAATACCCCGTGTTCGGCGGCGTCACCATCGTGCCGCTTTTCACGTTGTACGACTATTCGTTCCGGCTCTCTGACGTCACTGTCCAAGATGCGCTTGCGCAAGCGGAAAAGAAAAACATTGTTTTTACCGATGAGGTCGCTATCGCCCCGTTCGTGGATATGCGTGCGTGGTGCTGGGACCGCTTGGCCTATTCCACGAAGCGGCTCTCGCGCATCAACGGGCCGACGATCCTGATTAACCACTGGCCCCTGATCCAGGAACCGACGGAGAAGATGATGTTCCCGGAGATGGCCCTGTGGTGCGGCACCCGCCATACCCGTAGTTGGGCGCAGCGCTACAACGCCACCCACGTCATTTACGGACATCTGCACATTCCAGGCGTCATGGAAGTAGACGGGACGAAGCACATCGAGGTGTCGTTGGGCTACCCGGCGGAATGGCAGGCGCGTAAACCCGGTCCGCTTTCCCCGCCGTGGCCCTACCCGGTGATGAGCCTGCCACGCGCAGACGCCGACCCCGTCGGCACGGTGCAAAGCGAGGAGGTGGCCCAGTAA
- a CDS encoding DHH family phosphoesterase codes for MTGGSRQASAPKDKQFDTVADVADALIAAETINVVTHIRPDADAIGSACGLALGLRSRGKTVNVFIGQSSEPADNLRSIPGIEEITFTDVLPADGLIVTCDCASVDRTGRFAEAIAHQRDRVVVIDHHASNTGFGAVNLIEPVESTTVLIRDLLEHMGIALTEDIAYCLYAGLVTDTGSFRWGTPRMHTLAAELMTYGVNTRQAALDLMDEISAQDLKMMGSVMANMKTFTAGDYEVSVLVIDDERLKSMNQTAVEMIIQYARAIEGSDIGVVFKEIHPAYWSVSLRSSLVDVSVLAEAHGGGGHVPAAGYSVGGDVDDAIAALAATIAGGEPRQP; via the coding sequence ATGACAGGTGGGTCCAGGCAGGCTAGTGCGCCGAAGGATAAGCAGTTTGACACCGTGGCGGATGTCGCTGATGCATTGATCGCCGCTGAGACGATCAACGTGGTCACGCACATTCGTCCGGATGCGGACGCGATTGGCTCGGCGTGCGGGCTTGCCCTTGGACTCCGCTCACGCGGGAAGACCGTCAACGTGTTCATTGGCCAGTCCAGTGAACCGGCGGACAACCTGCGCAGCATCCCCGGGATAGAGGAGATCACGTTTACTGACGTGCTCCCCGCCGACGGTCTTATTGTGACGTGTGATTGCGCGTCGGTTGACCGCACCGGACGTTTCGCGGAGGCCATTGCGCACCAGCGCGACCGCGTCGTGGTGATTGACCACCACGCGTCCAACACTGGCTTTGGTGCAGTGAATCTGATTGAACCGGTGGAATCCACCACCGTCTTGATCCGGGACCTGCTTGAGCATATGGGAATCGCGCTGACGGAAGACATCGCCTATTGCCTGTACGCGGGGTTAGTCACGGACACCGGCAGCTTCCGGTGGGGCACCCCGCGCATGCATACGCTCGCCGCGGAACTGATGACCTACGGCGTTAATACGCGCCAGGCCGCGCTGGACCTCATGGATGAGATTTCCGCGCAAGACCTCAAAATGATGGGTTCGGTCATGGCGAACATGAAAACGTTCACCGCCGGCGACTACGAGGTGTCGGTGCTGGTGATCGACGATGAGCGTCTTAAGTCTATGAACCAGACCGCGGTAGAGATGATCATCCAGTACGCGCGCGCCATCGAGGGCAGCGACATCGGTGTGGTCTTCAAAGAAATCCACCCGGCCTACTGGTCCGTGTCACTGCGTTCCTCCCTCGTTGACGTTTCCGTACTCGCGGAAGCGCACGGCGGTGGCGGACATGTTCCCGCGGCTGGCTACTCCGTCGGCGGGGACGTGGATGACGCGATCGCGGCACTTGCCGCCACCATTGCTGGCGGAGAGCCACGGCAGCCGTGA
- a CDS encoding YlxR family protein, translating to MPDVQLLRVVVDPDNPMRIIADPVRRMPGRGAWITPTEEAVELAVKRKAFSRALKVSGTVDASPVREYVVTVAQAAEMQTQRRCEHNVIEGPKN from the coding sequence ATGCCTGACGTGCAGTTACTGCGCGTGGTAGTCGACCCAGACAACCCGATGAGAATCATCGCGGACCCTGTGCGGCGGATGCCGGGGAGGGGCGCGTGGATTACGCCGACGGAAGAAGCTGTTGAACTTGCTGTGAAGCGCAAGGCATTTTCCCGCGCGCTCAAAGTGAGCGGGACTGTCGATGCAAGCCCTGTACGCGAGTACGTCGTCACAGTGGCACAAGCCGCTGAGATGCAAACACAACGTAGATGCGAACACAACGTAATTGAAGGACCGAAGAACTGA
- the nusA gene encoding transcription termination factor NusA — translation MNIDIDALKAIEAQEGIDRAELLDTISSALLYAYYDSKEAGDTKKELRSPAATSSKAHVTIDPDTGAVAVFVLERDDDGEVVAEYDDTPVNFSRVGAMAVRDAMFKRMRTAEAHKAYDEYAEREGHVVSGVVQADSFANERGIIKVQVGTETAPQDGVLLPAEQIPGEKLAHGDRVKAYVVGVNKGDKFAQVNLSRTHPELVRGLFALEVPEVADGSVEIVSIAREAGHRSKVSVKGVAKGINAKGACIGPRGSRVTNIMDELGGEKIDIVDYSDDPAQYVGNALAPSKVVRVDIVDAAAQVARVIVPDYQLSLAIGKEGQNARLAARLTGWKIDIHSDADA, via the coding sequence GTGAATATCGACATTGATGCACTAAAAGCGATCGAGGCACAAGAGGGGATTGATCGCGCTGAGCTGCTGGACACGATCTCCTCCGCGCTGCTGTACGCCTACTACGACTCGAAGGAAGCCGGGGATACCAAAAAGGAACTGCGTTCCCCGGCGGCGACGTCGTCGAAGGCCCACGTCACCATCGACCCGGACACGGGTGCCGTTGCGGTGTTCGTGCTTGAGCGCGATGACGACGGGGAGGTTGTTGCTGAATACGACGACACCCCGGTGAACTTTTCCCGCGTGGGCGCGATGGCTGTGCGCGACGCCATGTTCAAACGCATGCGTACGGCCGAAGCGCACAAGGCGTACGACGAGTATGCGGAGCGGGAAGGCCACGTCGTCTCCGGCGTGGTGCAAGCGGACTCGTTTGCTAATGAACGCGGCATCATCAAAGTGCAGGTGGGTACGGAGACCGCGCCGCAGGACGGCGTTTTGCTGCCTGCGGAGCAAATCCCGGGTGAGAAACTCGCGCACGGTGACCGCGTCAAGGCCTACGTGGTGGGCGTGAACAAGGGCGACAAGTTCGCTCAAGTCAACCTGTCCCGCACGCACCCGGAACTGGTCCGTGGTCTTTTCGCGCTCGAGGTCCCGGAGGTTGCGGACGGTTCGGTGGAAATCGTCTCCATCGCGCGTGAGGCCGGCCACCGCTCCAAGGTGTCGGTAAAGGGAGTGGCCAAGGGCATCAACGCAAAAGGTGCGTGCATCGGCCCGCGCGGATCGCGCGTCACCAACATCATGGATGAACTCGGCGGGGAGAAGATCGACATTGTTGACTACTCCGATGACCCGGCGCAGTACGTGGGCAACGCGCTTGCTCCGTCCAAGGTCGTGCGCGTGGACATCGTGGACGCCGCGGCGCAGGTCGCACGCGTGATCGTGCCTGACTACCAGCTCTCCTTGGCCATCGGTAAGGAAGGGCAGAACGCCCGCTTAGCGGCACGACTGACCGGCTGGAAGATTGACATTCACTCTGATGCCGACGCCTAA
- the infB gene encoding translation initiation factor IF-2 produces MPKLRVHELAKQLGVTSKELLATLKEQGEFVKTASSTIEPPVVKKMKAHYEAMAADSGDGAATATAKKPAGKTPAGAKTPAKPAAKGAAPKAPAAAKPAAAKPAAAKPAAAKPAPAKPAAAKPAAAAKPAAAKPAAAKPAAAKPAAAAKSESATPAAAKPASAKPAAAPATAKPAAAKPAAAKPGAPKPAAAKPAAPKPAAAKPGAPKPAGAKPGAPKPAAAKPGAPKPGGPRPTDAASAPKPGSAGAPKPGGAAMPRPMPKPGRPRVANNPFSSQGGSPRPAPRPGGARGGAGGGAGAPQKRRGDGPARPGAAAGARPGPRPGGRPGPSPADMANAPTPGQMPSRAPGRGRPGANAAGGRGQGAGGRGGQGPGGRGQGGPGGPGGPGAGGGFRGRGGRRGGTAGAFGRPGGAPSKRRKSKGQKRAEYEEMHAPNVIGGVRLPDGGGKTVRLRQGATLTDLAEKIGTEASNLVQALFNLGEMVTATQSVSEETLQLLGAEINYDVEIVSPEDEDRELLESFDLQFGEDEGGEEALEQRPPVVSVMGHVDHGKTRLLDSIRQANVGKGEAGGITQGIGAYQTEVTLEDEPRKITFLDTPGHEAFTAMRARGAQSTDLAILVVAADDGVMPQTVEAINHAKAANLPIVVAVNKVDKPEAQPDKIRGQLTEYDLVPEEYGGDTMFIDISAKQGTGIDDLLEAVLLTADAALELTANPDMDAQGLAIESHLDRGRGPVSTVIIQRGTLRVGDSIVVGGNFGRVRRMVDEWGHDVEEAGPSRPVQVQGLNGVPGPGDNLLVVEDDRVARQIAAQRDARQRAAMQARRVKRVSLENLDQALKETNTLNLILKGDNAGSVEALEEALLKIEVDDEVEVNIIDRGVGAVTQTNVTLAAASDAIIVAFNVRAEGKATEEANDEGVEIRYYSVIYQVIDDVEAALKGMLKPIYEERDLGSAEIRQIFKASAVGLIAGCMVTDGKVKRGAKVRLVRDGNVVTPDATITSLRREKDDVTEVDKGYECGMVLSYPDIQVDDVIQTYEMVEVPRG; encoded by the coding sequence GTGCCCAAGCTACGCGTTCACGAGCTGGCTAAGCAGCTCGGCGTAACCAGCAAGGAATTGCTCGCCACCCTGAAGGAACAGGGTGAGTTTGTTAAAACCGCCTCATCCACCATCGAACCTCCGGTGGTGAAGAAGATGAAGGCGCACTACGAGGCTATGGCCGCCGATTCCGGCGACGGCGCGGCTACCGCCACAGCGAAGAAGCCCGCCGGCAAGACCCCCGCGGGCGCTAAGACTCCCGCCAAACCCGCCGCCAAGGGCGCAGCACCGAAGGCTCCGGCCGCGGCGAAACCTGCCGCTGCTAAGCCCGCTGCAGCCAAACCTGCCGCAGCGAAGCCTGCTCCCGCTAAACCTGCCGCCGCCAAGCCTGCGGCAGCGGCGAAGCCTGCTGCCGCTAAACCCGCCGCGGCCAAGCCTGCGGCAGCCAAGCCCGCGGCAGCAGCAAAGAGCGAATCCGCTACTCCCGCAGCCGCTAAACCCGCATCCGCAAAGCCTGCAGCCGCGCCCGCTACGGCGAAACCTGCTGCGGCGAAACCCGCCGCGGCGAAGCCTGGTGCGCCGAAACCGGCCGCAGCGAAACCTGCTGCACCGAAACCGGCCGCGGCGAAGCCTGGTGCGCCGAAGCCTGCTGGGGCGAAGCCTGGTGCGCCGAAGCCTGCTGCGGCAAAGCCTGGTGCGCCGAAGCCTGGCGGCCCGAGGCCAACGGACGCGGCATCCGCGCCGAAGCCAGGTTCTGCTGGTGCCCCCAAGCCAGGTGGCGCGGCTATGCCGCGTCCAATGCCCAAGCCGGGGCGTCCGCGCGTGGCAAACAATCCGTTCTCTTCGCAGGGCGGTTCTCCGCGCCCTGCTCCGCGTCCTGGTGGCGCGCGTGGCGGTGCTGGTGGTGGCGCTGGTGCGCCGCAGAAGCGTCGCGGTGACGGCCCGGCACGTCCGGGTGCCGCGGCTGGTGCACGTCCGGGGCCACGGCCTGGTGGCCGCCCCGGACCGTCGCCGGCGGATATGGCGAATGCCCCAACCCCGGGTCAGATGCCGTCCCGTGCGCCGGGTCGTGGCCGTCCGGGCGCGAACGCTGCTGGCGGTCGTGGTCAGGGTGCCGGTGGTCGTGGTGGCCAGGGTCCTGGCGGCCGCGGTCAGGGCGGACCGGGTGGTCCTGGTGGTCCTGGTGCAGGCGGCGGTTTCCGCGGACGCGGTGGACGCCGCGGCGGAACCGCGGGTGCGTTCGGTCGCCCGGGTGGTGCGCCGAGCAAGCGCCGTAAGTCCAAGGGCCAGAAGAGGGCCGAGTATGAGGAGATGCACGCACCGAACGTCATCGGTGGTGTTCGTCTGCCGGACGGCGGCGGTAAGACCGTGCGTCTGCGCCAGGGTGCAACCCTGACTGACTTGGCAGAAAAGATCGGTACTGAGGCATCGAACCTGGTCCAGGCTCTGTTCAACCTGGGTGAGATGGTCACCGCGACGCAGTCCGTGTCCGAAGAGACGCTGCAGCTGCTGGGTGCAGAGATCAACTATGACGTTGAGATTGTCTCGCCTGAGGATGAAGACCGCGAGCTGCTCGAGTCCTTCGACCTGCAGTTCGGTGAAGACGAAGGTGGCGAAGAAGCGCTTGAGCAGCGTCCGCCGGTCGTGTCCGTCATGGGTCACGTTGACCACGGTAAGACCCGACTGTTGGACTCGATCCGCCAGGCCAACGTGGGTAAGGGCGAAGCCGGCGGCATCACCCAGGGCATCGGTGCTTACCAGACTGAGGTCACCCTAGAAGACGAGCCGCGCAAGATCACCTTCCTGGATACCCCGGGTCACGAGGCCTTTACCGCCATGCGTGCCCGCGGTGCCCAGTCGACGGACTTGGCCATCCTTGTGGTCGCTGCTGATGACGGCGTCATGCCGCAGACGGTGGAGGCTATCAACCACGCCAAGGCAGCGAACCTGCCGATCGTGGTTGCGGTGAACAAGGTGGATAAGCCTGAGGCACAGCCGGACAAGATCCGCGGCCAGCTCACCGAGTATGACTTGGTCCCTGAAGAGTACGGCGGCGACACGATGTTCATCGACATCTCCGCAAAGCAGGGCACGGGTATCGACGATCTGTTGGAGGCCGTCCTGCTGACCGCGGACGCTGCCCTTGAGCTGACCGCGAACCCGGACATGGACGCCCAGGGTCTCGCCATCGAGTCCCACTTGGACCGCGGGCGCGGTCCGGTGTCCACCGTGATCATTCAGCGCGGTACCCTGCGCGTCGGTGACTCCATCGTCGTGGGCGGCAACTTCGGTCGCGTGCGCCGCATGGTGGATGAGTGGGGCCATGACGTTGAGGAAGCTGGGCCGTCGCGTCCGGTGCAGGTCCAGGGTCTCAACGGTGTTCCTGGTCCCGGTGACAACCTCCTGGTGGTCGAGGACGACCGCGTCGCTCGTCAGATCGCTGCGCAGCGTGACGCACGTCAGCGCGCCGCGATGCAGGCACGCCGCGTCAAGCGCGTTTCCCTTGAGAACCTGGATCAGGCTCTCAAGGAGACCAACACCTTGAACCTCATCCTCAAGGGCGACAACGCCGGTTCGGTGGAAGCGCTCGAAGAGGCTCTGCTCAAGATCGAGGTGGACGACGAGGTGGAGGTCAACATCATCGACCGCGGTGTCGGTGCTGTGACCCAGACCAACGTCACGCTGGCCGCCGCGTCGGACGCGATCATCGTTGCCTTCAACGTTCGCGCTGAGGGCAAGGCGACCGAGGAAGCCAACGACGAAGGCGTGGAGATCCGCTACTACTCGGTGATCTACCAGGTCATTGACGATGTCGAGGCTGCTCTGAAGGGCATGCTCAAGCCGATCTATGAGGAGCGAGACCTGGGGTCTGCGGAGATCCGCCAGATCTTCAAGGCTTCCGCAGTGGGCCTCATCGCCGGTTGTATGGTCACCGACGGCAAGGTCAAGCGCGGTGCGAAGGTGCGCCTCGTGCGCGACGGCAACGTCGTTACACCGGATGCGACGATTACGTCGCTGCGCCGTGAAAAGGACGACGTCACTGAGGTGGACAAGGGTTACGAATGCGGTATGGTTCTGTCCTACCCGGACATCCAGGTTGATGACGTGATCCAGACCTACGAGATGGTGGAGGTGCCTCGTGGCTGA
- a CDS encoding bifunctional riboflavin kinase/FAD synthetase, with the protein MDILMGLSELERATLTTVAPGATRAPSAPGPVVTIGVFDGVHLGHQLLITHAVDVARENQVPSVVMTFDPHPVAVFAPELTPPTLLPLAERARIIEALGVDYMLVIDFTKELAGESPEEYFRSVIVDKLGASRVVVGENFTFGAGARGTAATMVELGKAYGVDVDVVQLLHSGSERICSTAIRDALNEGDLGTASGFLGRTFSITAPVERGAGRGGRELGYPTANQYVPDTGATPADGVYAGWFTVVAGSEDEAPIDGDMEIGVAYPAAISVGTNPTFGDSRRSIESFVLDRDADLYGRMAKVEFVAKVRDMVKFNSVDELLENMARDVATVRSILNVD; encoded by the coding sequence GTGGATATTTTGATGGGACTGTCGGAGCTTGAACGCGCAACGCTAACCACTGTTGCTCCCGGGGCTACCCGGGCTCCTTCGGCTCCTGGCCCCGTTGTCACCATCGGCGTGTTCGACGGCGTCCACTTGGGCCACCAGCTGCTGATCACGCACGCGGTGGACGTGGCACGTGAGAACCAGGTCCCGTCCGTGGTGATGACGTTTGACCCGCACCCAGTGGCCGTGTTCGCCCCAGAGTTGACCCCGCCCACGCTTCTTCCGCTGGCAGAACGCGCCCGGATCATTGAAGCCCTGGGTGTGGATTACATGCTGGTCATCGACTTCACCAAAGAACTGGCGGGGGAGAGCCCCGAGGAGTATTTCCGTTCCGTGATCGTGGACAAACTGGGTGCCTCCCGCGTTGTGGTGGGGGAGAACTTCACCTTCGGCGCCGGCGCGCGCGGCACCGCGGCGACGATGGTGGAACTGGGCAAAGCCTACGGCGTGGACGTTGACGTGGTGCAGCTTCTCCACAGCGGCAGCGAGCGAATTTGCTCCACGGCCATCCGCGACGCGTTGAATGAGGGCGACCTGGGCACCGCCTCCGGATTTCTAGGCCGCACGTTTTCCATCACCGCGCCCGTGGAGCGTGGCGCTGGCCGCGGCGGGCGTGAACTGGGCTATCCCACCGCCAACCAGTATGTCCCTGACACTGGTGCCACTCCCGCCGACGGCGTCTACGCCGGCTGGTTCACTGTCGTTGCCGGGAGCGAGGATGAAGCGCCGATCGATGGTGACATGGAAATCGGCGTGGCCTACCCGGCCGCGATATCCGTGGGCACAAACCCCACCTTCGGCGATTCCCGCCGCAGCATCGAATCCTTCGTTCTCGACCGCGATGCGGACCTCTACGGCCGCATGGCCAAAGTCGAATTCGTTGCCAAGGTGCGCGACATGGTGAAGTTCAACTCCGTCGACGAGCTACTGGAAAACATGGCCCGCGACGTGGCGACTGTGCGCTCGATCCTGAACGTCGATTAG
- the rbfA gene encoding 30S ribosome-binding factor RbfA — protein MADNPRAQRLAKRIQAIVASAIERQVKDRRLELVTITDTRVTGDLRDATVFYTVRGATLDDEPDYAAAEEALNRARGQLRKTVGDELGVRFTPTLTFELDTVPEASARMEELLARARKRDEELAELKKNAKPAGDADPYKHRSDEADTADSGYRKDA, from the coding sequence GTGGCTGATAATCCCCGCGCGCAGCGCCTGGCCAAGCGCATCCAGGCGATTGTTGCCTCCGCCATCGAGCGGCAGGTCAAAGACCGCAGACTTGAGCTAGTCACCATCACTGACACTCGAGTCACGGGTGACTTGCGTGATGCCACGGTGTTCTACACGGTGCGCGGCGCGACGCTTGACGACGAACCGGATTACGCCGCCGCCGAGGAGGCGCTGAACCGGGCGAGAGGTCAGCTGCGTAAGACCGTGGGCGATGAACTGGGTGTGAGGTTCACCCCGACGCTGACGTTTGAGTTGGACACGGTGCCTGAAGCATCCGCCCGCATGGAGGAGCTGCTCGCCAGGGCTCGCAAGCGCGACGAAGAGCTCGCTGAGCTGAAGAAGAACGCGAAGCCTGCAGGCGATGCCGATCCGTACAAACACCGTTCTGACGAGGCGGATACAGCTGACTCGGGTTACCGGAAGGACGCGTAA
- the truB gene encoding tRNA pseudouridine(55) synthase TruB, producing MRDPLTGSGLVFVDKPAGMTSHDVVARLRRFFGTRKVGHAGTLDPMATGVLVAGIERGTKLLAHLVTDDKVYAATIRLGQTTSTEDADGEVLTTTDTAGVTDAAIKDAVAQLTGEIMQVPSKVSAIKINGKRAHEMVRDGEEFEIPPRPITVFSFEILDIRRHSGCIDVDVRVHCSSGTYIRALARDLGDSLAVGAHLTALRREASGPFDLTRARTLEELEAHAELSMTMDEALLAAWPALEVTAEEYADLAMGKWLSPRGVRGVHAAVGPEGKVVALVKEKGARLSTTFVARPSTL from the coding sequence GTGCGCGATCCGTTAACGGGCTCCGGCCTGGTCTTCGTGGATAAGCCTGCGGGCATGACCAGCCACGACGTGGTGGCGCGGCTGCGGCGTTTCTTTGGCACGCGCAAGGTGGGTCATGCAGGAACGCTTGACCCGATGGCTACCGGGGTCCTGGTCGCAGGGATTGAACGCGGCACGAAGCTGCTCGCCCACCTGGTGACGGACGATAAGGTCTACGCCGCCACGATTCGCCTGGGCCAAACCACGTCCACCGAAGACGCCGACGGTGAAGTCCTCACCACCACCGACACCGCGGGGGTGACAGACGCCGCGATCAAAGACGCAGTCGCCCAGCTCACCGGGGAGATCATGCAGGTGCCTTCAAAGGTGTCCGCGATCAAGATCAACGGTAAGCGCGCACACGAGATGGTGCGAGACGGTGAAGAATTTGAGATTCCCCCGCGTCCCATCACCGTCTTTAGTTTCGAGATTCTAGATATCCGCCGCCACAGCGGGTGTATAGACGTTGACGTGCGCGTTCATTGTTCCTCGGGCACGTACATCCGTGCGTTGGCACGCGATCTGGGCGACTCACTTGCGGTGGGCGCGCACCTTACGGCCCTTCGTCGAGAAGCATCAGGCCCTTTTGATCTCACGCGCGCACGCACGCTGGAGGAACTTGAGGCCCACGCGGAGCTGTCGATGACGATGGATGAGGCCCTGTTGGCCGCCTGGCCCGCGCTCGAGGTCACCGCGGAGGAATACGCGGACCTCGCGATGGGTAAGTGGCTGTCGCCCCGCGGCGTACGCGGCGTTCACGCGGCCGTAGGGCCCGAAGGCAAGGTCGTGGCGTTAGTCAAAGAAAAGGGCGCTCGCTTATCGACGACCTTTGTCGCGCGCCCCTCCACCCTTTAG
- a CDS encoding 4'-phosphopantetheinyl transferase family protein: MLDKDLFPPEARVVYLRTSTRAADGPDLSNYQDLHPEERVVVSRAVDSRKGEFGDARWCAHQALKELGADSMQAVLKGERGMPLWPEGYTGSLTHTDGLRMAVAAPTDSIRSMGIDAEPAEPLPEGVLDQIAHANERRWVEKQKARGNHWADRLLFCTKEATYKAWFPMTLRWLGFEDAEIDIRDDGTFFSYLLVRPTPVPFIEGRWKIEAGYVCASTFVPR; this comes from the coding sequence ATGCTGGATAAAGACCTCTTCCCGCCCGAAGCCCGCGTTGTGTACTTGCGCACCAGCACGCGTGCCGCTGATGGCCCTGACCTTTCTAATTACCAGGACCTGCACCCTGAAGAGCGCGTGGTGGTCAGCCGCGCGGTGGATTCCCGCAAGGGTGAGTTCGGCGACGCGCGGTGGTGCGCGCACCAGGCGCTTAAAGAGCTCGGTGCGGATTCCATGCAAGCAGTGCTGAAAGGGGAGCGCGGCATGCCGCTGTGGCCGGAGGGTTACACCGGTTCCCTAACGCATACGGACGGTTTGCGCATGGCTGTCGCCGCGCCGACTGATTCGATCCGTTCAATGGGCATCGATGCGGAGCCCGCGGAGCCCCTCCCCGAGGGCGTGCTGGATCAGATCGCGCACGCCAACGAACGCCGGTGGGTAGAGAAGCAAAAGGCCCGCGGCAACCACTGGGCGGACCGGTTGTTGTTCTGCACCAAGGAGGCCACGTATAAGGCGTGGTTCCCCATGACGCTTCGCTGGCTGGGCTTTGAGGACGCGGAGATTGACATCCGCGATGACGGCACGTTTTTCTCCTACCTTTTGGTGCGCCCCACGCCGGTGCCGTTCATTGAGGGCCGCTGGAAGATCGAAGCGGGCTACGTCTGCGCGTCTACGTTCGTTCCGCGCTAA
- a CDS encoding MATE family efflux transporter, translated as MVTPGRILSLALPALGVLSAMPLYLLLDTAIIGHLGSSQLAALAAGTTVQAAVTTNLTFLSYGTTARAARMYGAGRRGDAVAEGVQATWLGLAVGFVLATLVWLFAPQLASFFVQDADTAAAAVSWMRVAVFAIPLTLIIMAGNGWMRGVHNTRLPFYFTLCGVIPGAIALPFFVDKLGLVGSAWANVLGMALTSVGFIAVLVREQRTLGFSWAPNPSVILRQLVLGRDLIVRSLSLHLSFILAAAVAGRIAVVALAAHQVLLQLFQFLSLVLDSLAIAAQALTGAALGKGDATLARKVGEKATVYSAGFAVALAAVLLAGGPWIKRIFTTDDAVIDAMQWPWLLLIVIVIAGGVLFALDGVLLGAGDAAFLRTLTVAAVFAGFLPGVAAAWWFDAGLTGIWCGLAAMIILRLIGDIWRFYSMRWAVGDQDSEDRAKEEL; from the coding sequence CTGGTAACCCCAGGCCGCATCCTTTCTCTTGCGCTGCCCGCCTTGGGCGTCCTGTCCGCAATGCCGCTGTATCTGCTGCTTGATACCGCGATCATCGGGCACTTGGGGTCCTCCCAGCTCGCGGCGCTGGCGGCCGGAACCACGGTCCAAGCAGCCGTGACAACCAACCTCACGTTTTTGTCCTACGGCACCACTGCCCGCGCTGCCCGGATGTACGGGGCAGGCCGCCGCGGTGATGCAGTTGCTGAGGGCGTGCAGGCGACCTGGCTGGGACTCGCCGTTGGTTTTGTTCTGGCCACGCTGGTGTGGCTCTTCGCGCCTCAACTAGCCAGCTTCTTCGTCCAAGATGCAGACACAGCCGCGGCTGCGGTGAGCTGGATGCGGGTCGCTGTATTCGCGATCCCGCTCACGCTCATCATCATGGCCGGTAACGGCTGGATGCGCGGAGTCCACAACACGCGTCTGCCGTTTTATTTCACGTTATGCGGCGTGATACCCGGCGCGATAGCGCTGCCATTTTTCGTCGATAAGCTTGGGCTCGTTGGCTCCGCGTGGGCGAACGTGCTGGGTATGGCGCTGACTTCTGTGGGCTTCATCGCGGTGCTTGTGCGTGAGCAGCGCACCCTGGGGTTTTCGTGGGCGCCGAATCCCTCGGTGATTCTGCGTCAGTTGGTGCTCGGCCGCGACCTCATCGTGCGGTCGCTGTCGCTGCACCTGTCTTTCATTCTTGCTGCGGCAGTGGCCGGGCGTATCGCGGTGGTGGCACTGGCGGCGCACCAGGTGTTGCTCCAGCTGTTCCAGTTCCTTTCGTTGGTGCTGGATTCCCTGGCGATTGCTGCCCAGGCGCTCACCGGTGCGGCGCTGGGTAAGGGGGATGCGACCCTTGCCCGCAAGGTGGGGGAGAAGGCCACGGTGTACTCCGCGGGCTTCGCCGTGGCGCTGGCCGCAGTGCTGCTCGCCGGCGGGCCGTGGATCAAACGGATCTTCACCACCGATGATGCCGTGATTGATGCGATGCAGTGGCCGTGGCTTCTCCTCATCGTCATCGTGATCGCCGGCGGTGTCCTCTTCGCCCTCGACGGCGTGCTCCTCGGTGCGGGTGATGCTGCGTTCCTGCGCACGCTGACTGTCGCCGCCGTCTTCGCGGGTTTCCTCCCCGGGGTCGCCGCCGCGTGGTGGTTCGACGCGGGGCTCACCGGCATTTGGTGTGGGCTCGCGGCCATGATCATCCTGCGCCTCATCGGCGACATCTGGCGGTTCTACTCCATGCGCTGGGCGGTTGGGGACCAAGACTCCGAGGACCGTGCGAAGGAAGAGTTATGA